One window of Desulfovibrio sp. genomic DNA carries:
- a CDS encoding DHA2 family efflux MFS transporter permease subunit has translation MTAPAFDALAQRYGAGYKWLATAAVMAGCVATVLSSTIVNVAMPDIMGEFGMGQDQVQWLSTAFLASMTASMLATDWTLHTFGVRRAYLGAMVAFLAASVMGSMSPGVELLILARSIQGAAAGLVQPLAMVVVFTVFGAENRGMAMGVFGLGVVLAPALGPTVGGLLIDNYSWRYVFLVGPPFCALSMAMALTFLPGRAQDVQPRPFDGIGFALLCLAIGTLLAGISSGQREGWDSGYVLGAFLLSLCFWIAFAAHERACAHPLLALDVYLNPRFLAASVVAFILGMGLFGSTYLIPLFVQMVQGYSPTESGLLLMPGGMVLGVVMPLAGRFADRLPPYQSIMAGLAVFGVSCLLMAGVGVSTDFWDFAGWIVLGRVGLGLILPSLNSGALRLLDGGHMAQGAGAINFSRQLGGALGVSLLSVYLERQTELYAQAFNALQQGTHAAADALDIVSFMLVRSGQLDNVAQALRPPQAYQFFSEMIAAQARTMGFRESFLLVAVAFLVAVLPALFMRQRRL, from the coding sequence TTGACCGCTCCAGCCTTTGATGCACTGGCCCAGCGCTACGGCGCGGGCTACAAGTGGCTTGCCACGGCTGCCGTCATGGCGGGCTGCGTTGCCACGGTGCTGTCGTCCACCATCGTCAACGTGGCCATGCCCGACATAATGGGCGAATTCGGCATGGGGCAGGATCAGGTGCAGTGGCTTTCCACGGCCTTTCTGGCTTCCATGACAGCCTCCATGCTGGCAACAGACTGGACGCTGCACACCTTTGGCGTGCGGCGGGCCTATCTGGGCGCCATGGTGGCCTTTCTGGCGGCGTCCGTCATGGGCAGCATGAGCCCCGGCGTGGAGCTGCTCATACTTGCGCGCTCCATACAGGGGGCGGCGGCAGGGTTGGTGCAGCCTCTTGCCATGGTGGTGGTATTTACCGTCTTTGGGGCAGAAAACCGGGGTATGGCCATGGGCGTGTTTGGCCTTGGCGTGGTGCTGGCCCCGGCCCTTGGCCCCACGGTGGGCGGCCTGCTCATCGACAACTATTCGTGGCGGTACGTCTTTCTGGTGGGGCCGCCCTTTTGCGCTCTGAGTATGGCCATGGCCCTGACCTTTTTGCCTGGCCGCGCGCAGGATGTGCAGCCCCGGCCCTTTGACGGCATAGGCTTTGCCCTGCTGTGCCTTGCCATTGGAACCCTGCTGGCGGGCATTTCCAGTGGTCAGCGCGAGGGCTGGGATTCCGGCTACGTGCTGGGCGCATTTCTGCTGAGCCTGTGCTTCTGGATTGCCTTTGCCGCGCACGAACGGGCCTGCGCCCACCCCCTGCTGGCTCTGGACGTGTATCTGAACCCGCGCTTTCTGGCTGCCTCTGTGGTGGCCTTTATTCTGGGTATGGGGCTTTTTGGCTCCACCTATCTTATTCCGCTTTTTGTGCAGATGGTGCAGGGGTACAGCCCCACCGAATCGGGTCTGCTACTCATGCCGGGGGGGATGGTTCTGGGCGTGGTGATGCCGCTGGCCGGGCGTTTTGCCGACCGGCTGCCGCCTTACCAGTCTATCATGGCCGGGCTGGCCGTTTTTGGCGTTTCGTGCCTGCTCATGGCCGGGGTGGGCGTATCTACGGATTTTTGGGATTTTGCGGGCTGGATTGTGCTTGGCCGCGTGGGGCTTGGGCTCATTTTGCCATCGCTGAACAGCGGGGCGCTGCGTCTGCTGGATGGCGGGCACATGGCGCAGGGGGCTGGGGCCATCAACTTCAGTCGCCAGCTGGGCGGCGCGTTGGGGGTGAGCCTGCTTTCCGTGTATCTGGAGCGTCAGACAGAGCTGTACGCCCAGGCCTTCAACGCCCTGCAGCAGGGTACGCACGCCGCCGCAGACGCCCTTGATATCGTTTCGTTCATGCTGGTGCGTTCGGGGCAGCTCGATAACGTGGCGCAGGCCCTGCGGCCCCCGCAGGCCTACCAGTTTTTTTCAGAGATGATTGCCGCGCAGGCGCGCACAATGGGCTTCAGGGAAAGTTTTTTGCTGGTGGCCGTGGCCTTTCTGGTGGCTGTGCTGCCAGCTTTGTTCATGAGGCAGCGCAGGTTGTAA
- a CDS encoding DMT family transporter has translation MRASVATGTSAGDRPGGTGASPWLVAALTTLVMTLFAANSLLCRFALAQGPSSQPLDPSVYTALRAISAAAMLWFIQIWRGGNPLRAGSWNAALALFGYMACFSWAYVRLSAGAGALVIAVAVQVGMLVAGLRLGQRPGKAQGLGIGLAMAGLVYLLLPGLDAPPAGAATVIFCSGLCWAVYTICGRQSGDATAATAGNFIRCVPLALALLAWGMLFDGAGTPTAWPWAGVVCALAAGALASALGYVLWYAVLRWLNVPSAAVVQLSVPLITALGGAWLMGEALGLRLLVSSLAILGGIFCATALPHLLRSR, from the coding sequence ATGCGGGCCAGCGTAGCGACTGGCACCAGTGCGGGCGACAGGCCGGGCGGCACGGGCGCTTCGCCCTGGCTGGTGGCTGCGCTCACAACCCTGGTCATGACGCTCTTTGCCGCCAACTCCCTGCTCTGCAGGTTCGCCCTCGCGCAGGGACCATCTTCCCAACCACTTGATCCTTCTGTCTACACGGCCCTGCGGGCCATATCAGCGGCAGCCATGCTCTGGTTTATCCAGATATGGCGCGGCGGCAATCCGTTGCGTGCTGGCAGCTGGAACGCGGCCCTGGCCCTGTTTGGCTATATGGCCTGTTTTTCATGGGCCTATGTGCGGCTTTCTGCCGGGGCGGGGGCGCTGGTCATAGCGGTGGCCGTGCAGGTGGGCATGCTTGTGGCCGGGCTGCGGCTGGGGCAAAGACCCGGCAAGGCGCAAGGGCTGGGCATCGGGCTTGCCATGGCGGGCCTTGTGTATCTGCTGTTGCCGGGACTTGATGCGCCACCGGCGGGGGCTGCCACGGTGATCTTCTGCTCTGGCCTGTGCTGGGCCGTGTACACCATCTGCGGCAGACAGAGCGGCGACGCCACGGCGGCCACGGCTGGCAACTTTATTCGCTGCGTGCCGCTGGCCCTTGCGCTGCTGGCGTGGGGCATGCTGTTTGACGGGGCTGGCACACCCACCGCATGGCCATGGGCGGGCGTTGTCTGTGCTCTGGCTGCCGGCGCGCTGGCCTCGGCTCTTGGCTATGTGCTGTGGTATGCGGTTTTACGCTGGCTCAACGTGCCTTCTGCCGCTGTGGTGCAACTGAGCGTGCCGCTCATCACCGCCCTTGGCGGCGCATGGCTCATGGGCGAAGCCCTTGGGCTGCGCCTGCTGGTGAGCAGTCTTGCCATTCTGGGCGGCATTTTTTGCGCCACGGCCCTGCCCCACCTGCTGCGCAGCCGCTGA